From the genome of Uranotaenia lowii strain MFRU-FL chromosome 1, ASM2978415v1, whole genome shotgun sequence, one region includes:
- the LOC129738400 gene encoding uncharacterized protein LOC129738400, producing the protein MAFVGLDILNENWRPNLWTLFVLLLLGTYPILALRYMRSNIDSLEILAEAFAALITITDAFCGTIELMVDRVKWRNVMEEIRDSRRLFASLKTSQRLFDEYLNLNVKYAKAFYVIYASSTSTYTLMAIFLPDERKFNLPISIGFYWLHREAYLFYPVNFVYQMIGMLVTQHVLLAQCCLLVTSVMSACCRLDAVRLMLEDFNERIRGAKDSPQALEQSLNEIIEMHVRCKDFIRRIEKHFAIMYLIIYATCGGITFMSLNVISQNKFSSTSTLMLAALGTIFIQCYFGNRLLIVNERLYRAVYEIEWYKLSVKGQKTFKFFLTNAQLPTQLSGVLMPLNLSTFVSQQQQRQHRSCKNCVPFCVIVNVAG; encoded by the exons ATGGCATTTGTAGGGttggatattttaaatgaaaattggcGTCCGAACCTTTGGACCTTAttcgtgctgctgctgctggggaCTTATCCAATTTTGGCCCTTCGATATATGAGGAGTAATATCGACTCGTTGGAAATTCTAGCAGAGGCTTTTGCCGCGTTGATAACCATAACGGATGCATTCTGCGGAACAATAGAGTTGATGGTCGACCGAGTGAAATGGCGGAATGTCATGGAAGAAATACGCGACAGCCGTCGTTTGTTCGCATCGCTAAAGACGTCTCAGCGCTTGTTCGACGAATATTTGAATCTAAATGTGAAGTATGCTAAGGCTTTCTACGTCATCTACGCGTCATCTACTTCAACCTATACGCTAATGGCCATCTTTCTTCCGGATGAGAGAAAATTCAATCTGCCTATTTCTATTGGGTTTTATTGGTTGCATCGAGAAGCGTACCTCTTCTATCCGGTAAACTTTGTGTATCAGATGATCGGTATGCTGGTTACACAACACGTTTTGCTGGCTCAGTGTTGCCTGCTGGTGACGTCAGTGATGTCAGCTTGTTGCCGACTGGACGCGGTAAGGCTCATGTTGGAAGACTTCAACGAGCGTATTCGGGGGGCGAAAGATTCACCGCAAGCCCTTGAACAGTCGCTCAACGAGATCATCGAAATGCACGTACGCTGCAAAGACTTCATTCGCCGCATCGAGAAACATTTCGCCATAATGTATCTGATTATATACGCCACCTGCGGAGGAATTACCTTCATGAGTTTGAACGTTATCTCCCAGAATAAGTTTTCATCAACCAGTACGCTGATGCTGGCAGCGCTTGGGACCATTTTTATCCAGTGCTACTTCGGAAATAGACTACTGATCGTCAATGAGCGGTTGTATCGAGCAGTCTACGAAATCGAGTGGTATAAACTATCCGTCAAGGGGCAGAAAACCTTCAAATTTTTCCTAACCAATGCGCAACTTCCAACGCAGCTGAGCGGAGTGCTGATGCCACTTAATCTGTCGACATTTGTTTCG cagcaacagcagcgtCAGCACCggagttgtaaaaattgtgtcCCGTTTTGCGTGATAGTAAATGTGGCCGGATGA
- the LOC129738402 gene encoding uncharacterized protein LOC129738402, which translates to MPREDLRLLVKQERNLRSLMDSMQEFLNEYQAERDYISLKYRMQKLDEVYDKFIRVRENIEVITDDVEMDVGLEGDDEQSALERAMRISEREEVNMRIIKDFENRFFEIKHSLGVLEAAESRSCTSVQTVKPSTAVDSMPRIKLPELKLPTFSGKLQDWITFRDTFTSMIHNNAHLSDIDKFTYLRTSLTDDALIEIGSIELTSANYTIAWRTLENTFENRKLLVKSYLDVLFAVSPMSEESYDQLNRVVKDFETTLMMLQKVGVETDGMSTILQHMVCQRLDAATLQRWESYHNSKEVPSYRQLMEFLKSRCLVLHNISLVHSVQGEVKRQSRFPAVGHPGIQQKVTCPFCGESMHSVFKCMKFVKMKVSDRVEVVKKRSLCLNCLSSGHIARYCLKGSCQNCGRRHHTLLHAGPPVSQFNSEQLRVPQQSNVSANQQPPQNETGISYEVFPYSTLQNQTDLTHIPNPSMNNLPSSSTTDNPSTSHSSVLSANPTTLPNTVLLSTAVLTIGDEYGNIIPARALLDSGSQLCFMTERIAQSLKFHRYREYLPVKGIGQSKTCSTQSVFASIGSRCSDYRSTLKFHVLPKVTADIPVKRIDIGSWQIPPGITMADPEFQNPGGIDLILGAEVFYDLLLDGQHKLDSIGPILQNTQLGWVVSGKVSEKSRVQATVSASCTEERVNELLTRFWELEACHNSSTLSLEESECEKIFEDTTTRDSSGRFVVKLPRKDFLIRLLRSQAERRFWSLECRLKSNPELKEEYSSFIHEYLELNHMREVIAEEEGDISKPPPYYMPHHHVLRPESSTTKLRVVFDASATTTSGISLNQALMVGPVLQEDLVSIVLRFRLHRIAIVADVAKMYRMINVVPEDRRLQRIVWRDSPDEPLRTFELTTVTYGTASAPYLATKCLQRLAECGKKKYPIAAKTLSEDFYMDDCLTGADTKEESIKKCCELNALLSSAKMLLRKYNSNNVEVLSVLPGELRDDRISLELDASQTKIKTLGLIWDTQSDCFHFSVPQWNSSTEINKRIILSDFARLFDPLGLVGPVMVQAKIFLQELWKQNCSWTETLSNPFQQWWLEYRSNLAGLSNLQVPRWVAFGSDVISVELHGFCDASTKAYGACIYLRCTRSNGIISVNLLISKSRVAPLDDVKRKKKKMTIPRLELSSALLLSHLYEKVTGSLRISAKCFFWTDSTIVKCWLSSPPSRWQMFVANRVSEIQHLTKDGVWNHVVGMENPADVLSRGATPEELLNHELWWRGPDWLELSHDAWPKTGGTDETEFEHTLLEEAAVAGPAQVDSPNEIFLLKSSFTTLVDLVAFCRRFSFNCKNRNSHRVGCLTVTEREEALRVLVKLAQKECFPQEISAVDYTGEVKNTSKLKSLRPQLVNGILVVGGRLENAPIAVGRKHPIILDNHHPFTLLIVNHYHLVMLHAGPQLLTACVREKFWPLCLRNLARKVVHSCVRCFKIKPRAMEQVMADLPTERVSPAPPFARVGVDYCGPFKYRFPIRNSAPRICYVVIFVCLVTKACHIDMVQDLTTDGFIAALHRMIGRRGQPELILCDNATNFVGAKRELDDLRKMFNSQRAALSEAAAKNCIEMKFIPPRAPNFGGLWEAAVKSMKYHLKRVVGSEIYTYDEFYTLLTQIEACLNSRPLTPQRDDPADLEVLSPGHFFVHRQLTALPEPSLDHLRENVLSRWQRVQRHMQTSWKKWSTAYLSDLQNRVKWTRQQPNLKEGMMVIIKEENLPPLKWALGRITALHPGPDGNVRVADIRTEDGIKSRAISKICLLPIRDNDPEPAAREE; encoded by the coding sequence ATGCCTCGAGAGGACTTGCGGCTCCTGGTGAAGCAGGAACGGAACCTGAGGAGCTTAATGGACAGCATGCAAGAGTTTTTGAACGAATACCAAGCGGAACGAGATTACATATCTTTGAAGTATCGGATGCAGAAACTGGATGAGGTGTACGACAAGTTCATTCGAGTGCGAGAAAACATTGAGGTGATCACCGACGATGTGGAAATGGATGTTGGATTGGAAGGCGACGATGAGCAGTCAGCTCTCGAACGTGCGATGCGAATCAGCGAGCGCGAAGAGGTCAATATGCGCATCATCAAGGATTTTGAGAAccgtttttttgaaataaagcaTAGTTTGGGAGTGCTTGAAGCAGCCGAAAGTCGTTCCTGTACCAGTGTTCAAACTGTCAAACCATCAACAGCGGTTGATTCAATGCCAAGAATTAAGCTCCCCGAATTGAAACTACCGACATTTAGCGGAAAGTTGCAGGACTGGATCACTTTTCGTGATACATTCACCAGCATGATCCACAACAATGCGCATCTATCCGATATTGACAAGTTTACCTATCTGCGAACGTCGTTGACAGATGATGCATTAATCGAAATAGGATCCATCGAATTGACATCGGCTAACTACACCATAGCCTGGCGAACACTCGAAAACACTTTCGAAAACAGAAAGCTGCTTGTGAAGTCATATCTCGACGTATTGTTTGCTGTCAGTCCTATGAGTGAAGAATCTTATGATCAGCTTAATAGAGTGGTAAAGGATTTTGAGACAACGTTAATGATGCTTCAAAAGGTCGGTGTTGAAACTGATGGGATGTCAACCATTCTTCAGCATATGGTGTGTCAACGTCTGGATGCTGCTACTCTACAACGCTGGGAATCTTACCACAACTCTAAGGAGGTTCCATCGTATAGGCAATTGATGGAATTTTTGAAGTCAAGATGTCTGGTACTTCATAACATCTCGCTAGTTCACTCTGTTCAAGGGGAAGTGAAGAGGCAGTCTCGTTTTCCAGCAGTAGGTCATCCCGGTATACAACAGAAGGTAACGTGTCCTTTCTGTGGTGAATCTATGCATTCCGTGTTCAAATGTATGAAGTTCGTGAAGATGAAAGTGTCCGATCGTGTAGAAGTGGTGAAGAAAAGATCATTGTGCCTGAATTGTCTTTCGTCAGGCCACATTGCGAGATATTGTTTGAAAGGGTCCTGTCAAAATTGTGGAAGACGTCATCACACCCTCCTGCATGCAGGCCCTCCGGTATCGCAGTTCAATTCAGAACAGTTACGAGTTCCCCAGCAATCTAATGTAAGCGCGAATCAACAGCCACCACAGAACGAAACAGGGATATCATACGAAGTTTTTCCTTATTCCACTCTCCAGAACCAGACAGATCTAACGCACATCCCCAACCCGAGCATGAATAACCTCCCATCCTCAAGTACCACAGATAATCCTTCTACTAGCCACAGTTCTGTATTGTCCGCAAATCCTACCACTCTTCCGAACACTGTCCTGCTATCTACAGCAGTTTTAACAATTGGGGATGAATACGGGAATATCATTCCAGCTCGAGCTTTATTGGACTCAGGGTCACAGCTATGTTTCATGACTGAAAGGATCGCTCAGTCTTTGAAATTTCATCGATATCGAGAGTATCTTCCTGTCAAAGGCATTGGGCAATCGAAAACTTGTTCCACCCAGTCTGTTTTCGCTTCGATTGGTTCACGGTGTTCTGATTACCGCTCTACTTTGAAATTCCACGTTCTCCCGAAAGTCACGGCTGATATTCCAGTGAAAAGGATCGACATCGGTAGTTGGCAGATACCTCCAGGAATAACCATGGCAGATCCCGAGTTCCAGAATCCTGGTGGTATTGATCTCATTCTTGGAGCAGAAGTCTTTTATGATCTGCTGTTGGACGGGCAGCACAAGTTAGATAGCATTGGGCCTATACTGCAGAATACTCAACTTGGTTGGGTTGTTTCCGGCAAGGTTTCCGAAAAATCCAGAGTTCAAGCCACTGTTTCAGCTTCTTGTACCGAAGAACGGGTTAATGAATTACTAACTCGTTTTTGGGAGTTAGAAGCTTGCCACAATTCTAGTACGCTTTCACTGGAAGAATCGGAGTGTGAGAAGATTTTTGAAGATACTACTACGAGAGACTCATCTGGAAGGTTCGTTGTTAAGCTCCCTAGGAAGGACTTCCTAATCCGTCTGCTGAGAAGTCAAGCCGAGCGTCGTTTTTGGTCTTTGGAGTGCCGTTTAAAATCAAACCCTGAGTTGAAAGAGGAGTACAGCTCATTCATTCACGAGTATCTGGAGCTTAATCATATGCGTGAAGTTATTGCTGAAGAGGAAGGAGATATATCAAAACCGCCGCCATATTACATGCCACATCATCACGTATTGCGTCCTGAAAGTTCTACTACTAAACTACGCGTAGTTTTTGACGCGTCCGCTACAACGACGTCTGGAATTTCGTTGAATCAAGCACTGATGGTCGGACCTGTACTCCAGGAAGATTTAGTGTCCATAGTTCTTCGCTTCAGATTGCACAGAATCGCTATAGTTGCAGACGTAGCGAAAATGTATAGGATGATTAATGTAGTCCCCGAAGATCGTCGTCTACAGAGAATTGTTTGGAGAGATTCACCAGATGAGCCTTTAAGGACATTTGAACTAACTACCGTTACGTACGGCACCGCGTCTGCCCCCTATCTAGCCACGAAATGCCTACAACGACTTGCGGAATGCGGGAAGAAGAAGTACCCTATTGCGGCCAAGACTCTGAGTGAAGATTTTTATATGGACGATTGTTTAACGGGTGCAGATACTAAGGAGGAAAGCATCAAAAAATGCTGTGAACTGAATGCTCTATTGTCGTCTGCGAAAATGCTTTTAAGAAAATACAACTCGAACAACGTAGAAGTTCTTTCGGTTCTACCTGGCGAGCTCCGAGACGATAGGATTTCCCTGGAGCTTGATGCATCGCAGACTAAAATTAAGACACTGGGCCTCATTTGGGATACACAATCGGATTGCTTCCATTTCTCTGTGCCTCAGTGGAATTCTTCTACAGAAATAAACAAGCGTATCATTCTCTCCGACTTTGCCCGTTTGTTCGATCCCCTAGGATTGGTCGGTCCTGTTATGGTTCAGGCCAAGATATTTCTCCAGGAGCTCTGGAAGCAGAACTGTTCCTGGACGGAAACGCTTTCCAATCCTTTCCAGCAATGGTGGCTGGAATATCGGAGCAACTTGGCTGGACTATCCAATTTACAAGTTCCACGATGGGTCGCCTTTGGTTCGGATGTTATCTCCGTTGAGCTTCATGGCTTCTGCGACGCTTCCACTAAGGCCTACGGGGCCTGTATCTACCTGCGTTGTACGCGTTCCAACGGAATAATTTCGGTAAATCTTCTGATCTCCAAGTCTCGAGTAGCACCTCTGGATGATGTCAAGcgtaagaagaagaaaatgacaATACCAAGGTTAGAGTTATCGTCTGCCCTCTTACTCAGCCACTTATACGAAAAGGTGACAGGCAGTTTAAGAATTTCTGCGAAATGTTTCTTTTGGACGGATTCCACCATTGTGAAGTGCTGGCTCTCTTCGCCACCGTCACGGTGGCAAATGTTTGTTGCTAACAGAGTCAGCGAAATCCAGCATTTAACAAAAGATGGAGTTTGGAATCACGTTGTTGGTATGGAAAATCCTGCGGACGTCCTGTCTCGTGGTGCCACTCCTGAAGAACTACTAAATCATGAGCTTTGGTGGCGAGGTCCAGATTGGTTGGAACTCTCACATGACGCATGGCCGAAAACTGGAGGTACCGATGAAACGGAGTTTGAGCACACACTTCTTGAAGAGGCTGCAGTTGCTGGACCCGCTCAAGTGGATTCACCGAATgagatatttttattgaagagtTCGTTCACCACACTGGTTGATCTAGTCGCATTCTGCCGAAGATTTTCTTTCAACTGTAAGAATAGAAACAGCCATCGCGTAGGATGTTTAACAGTCACCGAAAGAGAGGAAGCTTTACGAGTACTCGTTAAACTAGCTCAGAAAGAATGTTTTCCTCAAGAAATATCCGCTGTCGATTACACGGGTGAAGTTAAAAACACTTCAAAGCTGAAATCGCTTCGCCCACAACTGGTTAACGGAATTCTGGTCGTCGGAGGTCGTTTAGAGAACGCACCGATTGCTGTTGGAAGGAAGCATCCTATAATCCTTGATAATCATCACCCGTTTACGCTGCTGATCGTCAACCACTACCACCTCGTCATGTTGCATGCTGGACCCCAACTACTCACCGCTTGTGTTCGAGAAAAATTCTGGCCTCTATGTTTGAGAAACTTAGCCAGGAAGGTTGTTCACAGTTGTGTACGTTGTTTCAAAATCAAGCCACGAGCTATGGAACAAGTTATGGCAGATCTTCCAACAGAACGCGTATCGCCTGCACCTCCTTTCGCTCGAGTCGGCGTGGATTATTGTGGACCATTCAAGTATCGGTTTCCTATCCGCAACTCTGCGCCGCGCATCTGCTACGTTGTGATCTTTGTTTGTTTGGTTACGAAGGCTTGCCACATCGATATGGTTCAGGATCTTACAACCGACGGGTTCATCGCCGCTCTACACAGAATGATTGGACGTCGAGGACAACCAGAGCTTATTCTCTGCGACAATGCTACCAACTTTGTTGGTGCTAAAAGAGAACTCGATGATCTAAGGAAGATGTTCAACTCCCAACGTGCTGCTCTTTCCGAAGCCGCCGCCAAAAATTGCATAGAGATGAAGTTTATTCCACCACGAGCTCCTAATTTCGGCGGTCTTTGGGAAGCCGCTGTAAAATCTATGAAGTACCACTTGAAGCGTGTTGTTGGCTCTGAAATATACACCTACGACGAGTTCTACACCCTACTGACGCAGATTGAGGCATGTTTAAATAGTCGACCGCTAACACCGCAACGGGACGATCCAGCAGATCTTGAAGTTCTCTCTCCTGGGCATTTCTTCGTGCACCGTCAACTAACCGCCTTACCTGAACCGTCACTTGATCATCTCCGAGAAAATGTTTTATCTCGCTGGCAAAGAGTTCAACGCCATATGCAAACAAGTTGGAAGAAGTGGTCAACTGCCTATCTGTCCGACTTGCAAAACCGTGTCAAATGGACAAGACAGCAGCCGAATTTGAAAGAAGGCATGATGGTGATCATCAAGGAGGAAAACTTGCCACCGTTGAAGTGGGCACTTGGACGAATCACTGCACTGCATCCAGGGCCTGATGGAAATGTCCGCGTTGCTGACATTCGCACGGAAGATGGCATCAAATCTAGAGCAATCTCCAAAATTTGCTTGTTACCAATCCGGGACAACGATCCCGAACCAGCTGCAAGAGAAGAGTAG
- the LOC129739889 gene encoding small glutamine-rich tetratricopeptide repeat-containing protein beta-like: MSDIEAKFFVRAFIRFLNGQLEQPAFNSDSRESLEVAIQCLENVYEINAGGGGDGSESGASAGGTSGDRDDPLNHIDLFEVFRNAFTNVSPERKQEAENLKNEGNSLMKEEKYQEALNTYSKAICLDATNPVFYCNRAAAYSRLGDYQRAADDCRMSLRYDPNYSKAYGRLGLAYSKMNKHEQALEAYQNALRIEPDNQDYKNNMSVTQQRLEELRSNPGNAAANPAGGLPRSLEGIDFAAAFNNPALVNMAIRMINEPAIQNMFGQLSGMNALDAVMESSRQLAAQMTNQLGQNDLANLASTIRQMQQGGADGSSPANPGEGGGSSTDNNGQPPAPGNS; encoded by the exons ATGAGTGATATCGAAGCAAAGTTTTTCGTGCGGGCCTTCATTCGCTTCCTGAATGGGCAGCTGGAGCAGCCAGCCTTCAACAGCGACAGCCGGGAATCGCTCGAGGTGGCCATCCAGTGTTTGGAGAATGTGTACGAAATCAACGCGGGAGGTGGTGGAGATGGGTCGGAATCGGGTGCTTCCGCCGGAGGAACCAGCGGCGACAGGGACGACCCCCTGAACCATATCGATCTGTTCGAGGTCTTCCGGAATGCATTTACCAACGTCAGCCCGGAACGAAAACAGGAAGCGGAAAATCTCAAGAACGAAGGCAATTCGCTGATGAAGGAGGAAAAGTATCAGGAAGCCCTCAACACCTACAGCAA AGCTATCTGTCTTGACGCCACCAATCCGGTCTTCTACTGCAATCGTGCGGCAGCATACAGCCGTTTGGGTGACTACCAGAGGGCAGCTGACGATTGCCGAATGTCGCTTCGGTACGATCCCAACTACAGCAAAGCATATGGGCGGCTCGGATTGGCCTACTCCAAGATGAACAAACACGAGCAGGCACTGGAAGCGTACCAGAACGCGCTAAGGATCGAGCCGGACAACCAGGACTACAAAAACAACATGAGCGTAACGCAGCAGCGGCTGGAGGAGCTGCGATCCAATCCGGGCAATGCTGCAGCAAACCCCGCTGGTGGACTCCCCAGGAGCTTGGAAGGAATCGATTTCGCCGCTGCTTTCAACAACCCCGCCCTGGTAAACATGGCCATTCGAATGATCAACGAGCCCGCTATCCAGAATAT GTTCGGTCAACTTAGTGGAATGAACGCCCTAGATGCGGTGATGGAATCGAGCCGACAGTTAGCCGCTCAGATGACAAACCAGCTTGGCCAAAACGACCTAGCCAACTTGGCCAGCACGATTCGACAGATGCAGCAAGGTGGTGCTGATGGAAGCAGTCCAGCGAATCCTGGAGAAGGTGGCGGCAGCAGCACAGATAACAATGGCCAACCACCGGCACCAGGAAACTCTTAA
- the LOC129747672 gene encoding acyl-CoA Delta-9 desaturase: MAPDITDSVIPVKAATTAASVDNVNNCSTTSASSVVQRQRHVSDRHDDKVSLVTKASNGNDDNNNNQILSDDTCGGEGKGSSDAETEFRSQIRWPNFIAQLFLHVGFLIGTWYVVTLQTRFFTLCWTLLLVWGSGFGITAGAHRLWSHKSYKAKWPLRVILMFLFTICGQRDAYTWAHDHRVHHKYSETDADPHNAKRGFFFAHVGWVFLTPHPEVVAKRQVIDMSDLEADAIVMWQRKYYLPLFALLVIAFPVWVPWYFWNENLWVAFWVCFTMRFTTTLNIAFFVNSVAHMFGNRPYDKHISPVENLSVAIAAMGEGWHNYHHVFPWDYKTGELGNYMFNVTTGFIDAFARLGWAYDRKSASPEIIERRAAKYGDGTRFLTDDYAHRDAVWGFGDRDITADDLEDLLRSQG; the protein is encoded by the exons atggCACCGGACATTACGGACTCGGTGATACCAGTGAAGGCAGCAACAACAGCTGCATCTGTCGACAATGTTAACAATTGTTCAACAACATCGGCTTCCAGTGTCGTCCAGCGGCAGCGACATGTTTCCGATCGCCATGACGACAAAGTATCTCTAGTCACGAAAGCTAGCAACGGTAACgatgacaacaacaacaatcaaaTCTTGAGCGATGACACCTGCGGTGGTGAAGGCAAAGGTTCCTCTGATGCGGAGACAGAATTCCGTTCGCAAATCCGATGGCCAAATTTCATCGCACAACTGTTCTTGCATGTAGGATTCCTTATAGGTACCTGGTATGTGGTCACACTGCAGACTAGGTTCTTCACCTTATGTTGGA CCCTGCTCCTGGTGTGGGGATCAGGTTTtggcatcactgctggagcGCACAGACTTTGGTCGCACAAATCGTACAAAGCCAAGTGGCCTCTGCGAGTAATACTGATGTTCCTATTTACAATTTGTGGTCAG CGCGACGCTTACACTTGGGCTCACGATCACCGGGTGCACCACAAGTACTCGGAAACGGATGCCGATCCGCACAACGCCAAGCGAGGCTTCTTCTTCGCCCACGTGGGTTGGGTCTTTCTGACGCCTCATCCGGAGGTGGTCGCCAAGCGGCAGGTCATCGACATGAGCGATCTCGAGGCGGATGCGATCGTGATGTGGCAACGGAAGTACTATCTGCCCCTATTTGCCCTGCTGGTGATCGCCTTTCCGGTTTGGGTCCCCTGGTACTTCTGGAACGAGAACCTGTGGGTCGCATTCTGGGTGTGCTTCACGATGCGCTTCACCACAACCCTCAACATTGCCTTCTTCGTCAACAGTGTGGCGCACATGTTTGGAAATCGGCCTTACGATAA ACACATAAGCCCGGTGGAAAACTTATCGGTGGCCATTGCCGCAATGGGCGAGGGCTGGCACAATTACCATCACGTTTTTCCCTGGGACTACAAAACCGGCGAGTTGGGCAATTATATGTTCAATGTCACCACCGGCTTCATTGACGCTTTTGCCCGGCTAGGGTGGGCTTATGACA GAAAAAGTGCCTCGCCGGAAATCATCGAGCGAAGGGCGGCCAAGTATGGCGATGGAACACGCTTTCTAACCGACGATTACGCCCACCGGGATGCGGTGTGGGGTTTCGGGGATCGGGACATCACCGCGGACGATTTGGAGGATCTGTTGCGGTCTCAGGGTTAA